The Channa argus isolate prfri chromosome 22, Channa argus male v1.0, whole genome shotgun sequence genome has a window encoding:
- the h2ax gene encoding histone H2AX — translation MSGRGKTGAKARAKAKTRSSRAGLQFPVGRVHRLLRKGNYAERVGAGAPVYLAAVLEYLTAEILELAGNAARDNKKTRIIPRHLQLAVRNDEELNKLLGGVTIAQGGVLPNIQAVLLPKKTGQSAPSSGKAGKKASSQSQEY, via the coding sequence ATGTCTGGAAGAGGCAAAACCGGAGCTAAAGCGCGCGCTAAGGCAAAGACTCGCAGCTCCAGAGCCGGACTGCAGTTTCCTGTTGGCCGTGTCCACCGTCTTCTCCGTAAGGGTAACTATGCTGAAAGAGTCGGTGCTGGGGCCCCGGTGTATCTGGCTGCTGTTCTAGAGTATCTCACAGCTGAGATCCTCGAGCTGGCCGGTAACGCCGCAAGGGATAACAAGAAGACCCGTATCATCCCCCGCCACCTTCAGCTGGCCGTCCGTAACGACGAGGAGCTGAACAAACTGCTCGGAGGTGTCACCATCGCCCAGGGCGGTGTTCTGCCCAACATCCAGGCCGTCCTTCTGCCCAAGAAGACCGGTCAGTCTGCACCGAGCTCTGGCAAGGCGGGAAAGAAGGCTTCCTCACAGTCTCAAGAGTATTAG